The genomic DNA AACGCGCGTCGCGACAAACCCAAACGTCAGCGGCATCATCGCGAGGTACGCGGCCCAACAGGGCAGTCGGCGCATCATGCGAGCCCCCGCCACCGTCGATAACCCCACTCCAGCCCCCAGCAGCAGCGCGAGTAGCAGGAACACGACGGGCATGTCCCACGGAGTCCTTCGCTTCGCGCACCGTGACGCCGGCCTCGGTGAATATGGCGTCGCCGCCAGTTTCGCGACGTCGTCCATCGTGTAGTAGCGTCCGCCCTGTTTCCTTGGCGATGCGACGCAGCACGGTAGGGTGTTTGCTCGCTTGCGACACATCGGCACCGCGATCGTCCACCAACAGCGTGGTGGTGGCCGTGCGGGTGGAGTCGGTGCCGCGCTTTGCGGTTGCGGCAATCGCGTAGCGCCTGGAGTCTGCGGTCGTGAAGCGCCCGGTGTACGATCCATCCTGGCGCAGCGACCATTCCCAGCGGCACGGTGATGGTGTTGCCCGTCGGCGTGGTTACCGCCACCGACACATTCGCGTCATTGATGTCGGCGGAAGAACGTGTCGCCCAAATGCGCGCAACGTCACCGATTCGCCCGGTGCGACGCGCGACGGCGACGCGGCAATCTCGAAGAGTGCCGGCGCATCCACCGCCAGCGCACCATCTGTCGCCAGAATGTCTGGTGCGTCATGTCGTCGACGGCAATGCTCGCGTCCATCTTCCACTGCCAGGAGTCCTGCACGGTGAACACGGCACTCATCCCGCGCCCATAGTGCTGCCACGCCAACACCGGCACATCGGCCCGTCCGCCTTCGATCTGTCCCGCCAACAGCACCGTGGCACCGGCGCGCAACGAGCCGGGTCGATCCACGGAGGTCAGCGCCGGGAGCGAATCCCAGCGCGCCCGTGACGACGCCATCGACGCACGCAACTGCAGGGCCGCATGCGACTCACCCGCTCGGGTCGGTTTGAATCTTCATGGCGGTGGCCGGACCGTCCAGATTCGGTTCTCCGCGCGTGAGCGTGATCGGCAGGACATCGGCCAGCGGCGTATCGGCAAAGGCGCCCTCGGACAATGACGCGCGTCCGCCCAGCACCAGCAGGCCGCCGCCGCTGACGACTCACGAAGTCGCTGATCACGCGCAACTGGTCGGCTAAGTGAAGGACGACGCCCCGATGCTGCCAGGATAATCGCGCGATACGAGAAGAGCTCCTCCCGACTGGTGGGAAAGCCGCCCAGCAGTTCAAGACTGTCGCGCACGCCCAGCCGCAGAAACTTGCGTTCGGCACTGCTGCATGAGGCCCCCACCTGCACGCCGCTGTCGGTCGCCACCGCGCTGACGCAGGAACGCGAACTCCGGGCGCGGTTCGCCTTCCACGTACAGCACGCGATCCGCCCCGGCGCACCTCGATGCTGGTTTGCCACTCGTTGTTTTCGGTGACGATTTCGTTGGCCAGCGGTCGCGCGCGACCGCCAGCCGGTGCACACCGGCTGACAGCGGCGGCACCCGCAAGCGGACGTACTGGTCACCGGTGTCCGGCGACTTCACGGTGTCGGTTGATACCACGCGGCCATCGGCTTCCACGGAGATCAGTGCCATGTCGCGCCCGATGCCGCGCACGCGCACATCGGCCTCCACAAGCACGGTGGCGCCGGCAAGAGTGTGACGCGGGGCCTGCACGCGCTCTACTGCGAGATCGCGATCGAACCGTTCGCGTCCCACGCCAACGGTGTACACACGGAATGCGACGGCACGCAGCGCGAGCAACGCATCGTCGTACCGTGTGCCGCCATTGTCCGCGCCATCGGACACCAACACCACGCCCCGCCAGCGGAAGTCCATTGAGATCCTCGCGCACGGCGTCCAGCGCGCGGGCCAGATCGGAACGTGTGCCGGCACCCGTCAGGTCGCGCGCGCTCGCCAAGGGCGATGCGTCCGCGCCAAAGCGAAAGCGCCGCAGGGCGAATCGCTCACCGAGCGTGCGGCTCAGGGCGGCCGTGTCGTCGAACACGCGCTGCACGCGCGCCAGCCGCGATGTATCACCCACATCGCGTATGCGCATGCTGCGCGAGTCATCCATCACCACCGCAAAGACGTTGCGCTGCGGAACGGCCGAGGCGATCACCAGCCCGGGACGCAACAGGCAACCCAGCACCAGCAGCACCGCCAGCGTGCGCAGCGTGCCCAGCACCACGCGGTCACGCACCGACAGCGAGCGAACGCGCGTAAAAGAACGTGACCAGCAGCAGCGTGCCCGCCGCCGCCAGGGCAATGACGAGCACCGGGACAACGGGTGCCAGCGCAAATCGCCGCGCGCGAACACGCGCAGCGGAACTTGAAGAAGAACGTGACGATGGCGTCGACGACCGATGTCACAGAAGCGGGGCCGGACGGGAGGTGGAGCGGAACGGGAAGCGACGAGTGCACCGCGGAGCACGCATCGTCTACCCCGTGACGCGGAAAGGTCGGAGCGTTGGATCGTCGCGTCTCGAACCGGGACGAAGGGATGAAAAGCGGACTTAACGTCGGTCGGCCGCATCCGTCCAACGGCATGAAGCGAACGCCGTCGTCAACACCTGACACGGCCAACGCCGCTCTTACCGAGAAAGATTCCTATGCGAAGGCTCTCAACCTCAGCGCTGGCCGTTCTGGCCACCGTCATGACGTCGGCCGTCGCGGTGGCACAGACCCGCCCAGTGACACCGCCTCGTCCAAACCGCGTTGCCCAACCGACCAACGCCAATCGCGATAGTCAACCGCCTCGCCCCGTCGCGCGGCCCCCCGCTGAGCCCGCTCGCCGGACCAGGCATGGGTGGCCCGGCGTCCAATCTGCTGCGGATGCGCGAACAACTCGAACTCACCGATGAGCAGGTGAAGAAGCTGGAAACGCTGCAATCGATACCGCGGCCTCAGCGCAACGAGGCCGACATGCTTCGGGCCCGCGCCGATCTCATGGATGCCACCAAGGGAGACATCAATCTGGAGAAGGCGCGAGCCGCGTTTGATCGCATGGCCCGCGTGCGCACCGATGAGCAGCTGGCCCAGTTGAAGTCACGGCAGGAGCTGCGCGGCGTGCTCAACCCCGCACAACGCGCCAAGCTCGATGCCATGGCCGGTCGCCTGCGAGATCGACGTGGCGCCGCCATGCGCGGTCGCGCCAATCAGCGCATCGGCCCGATGCGCGCCCCACAGTTTCGCGGGCAGCGTCCGGGACAGGGACGTGGCCAGTTCGGACCGGGCATGGGAAATCGGCGCGGCCCCAATGGCCCCCTAATGGTGCCCAGGGTTTTGAGCCGGGGATGAGGCAGGGGATGGGTCCAGGGATGGGTCAGGGTCCAGGTCAAGGACCGGGTCAGGGACCAGGTCAGGGTCAGGGCATGCGTCGGCGCTTGAACATGCCGCCATCTCCACCACCTGCGGACACCACGCGGTAAATCGCATTTGTCAGGACCGACGGGAGGCATGGCCAACGCTGTGTCTCCCGTCTCCCGTCTCCCGTCTCCCCTACCGCGCCACCGCCACCGCCGCAATCAACCTGATCAGCGCGTCCACGTCGCGCAGGTCGAGTACCTCGCCCGGCGCATGGGAGTATCTCCCGGGCCAAGACAGGCCGATGTTGGGCGCACCGTAGGGTGCGATGGCGCTGCCATCCGTTCCCCCGTGCGTCGTGCCCACTTGTACTGGAATGCCCTGCGCGTTGGCGATACGCAGAATGCGCTCGCGTTCGGCCCGCGGGGTGATGGCGCCATCGTCGAGTCCGCGCAGCACCGCACCACGTCCCAGTGGCAGGAAGGCGAACATCGGCGATTCCAACGGCGTGTCGGACGACACGAACGTGTCGATGCTGTAAATCCGCGTGAGGCTGCGGCCGTGGTCGGCGCCGAAGGCACTGGCCCCAGCAAGCCCTTCTTCTCGCGTGCTCCACACGAACACCACCTTGTGCGTCAGCGTGGCCGGGTCGATTCGCTTGAGCGCATGCAGCAACGCGGTCGAACCGGTTCGGTCGTCGCTGCCCCGACCGGTGAGTCGCGTGCCCGCCAGTCGTGTGGCGTGTTTATACGCCGTAATGGCCATGCCCACCCGCACCCCACGCGCCACCAGCCCGGTGGAATCGGTGCCGAACCACGCCGTGAGCGCGTTGATGGGCTTGCTGCGCGCTGAATCACGCGGCACGAACACCCCTCGCAGCGATTCGGCCACATGACCGGAGGCGTCGCGATCGAAGTGCAGCATGGCTAGTTGACCCTCCCACGCGGTCGTCACCGCGCCGCCCCGACGCGCCAGCCGCACGCGACCGTCCGCGAGAATCGCTTCCACTTCGAAGGACACCTCGTCCATGTGCGCGATGAACGCGACCGAATCACGATCGGGGCCGACCGCTACGATCAGATTACCCGCGGTGTCGGTCGTGGCGCGCGACGCCGCCCACGCCGGCAAGAGCGCAGTGATGGCATCACGAACCCGCCATTCATGCCCCGGCACGCCGGCCAGGTCGGCAATCTGCAGAAACGTCTTCTCGGCAGCGTCGTACGCGTCGCGCCGCGTCGTGCGCACGGTCGCGGTATCAACACGCGGCGCGATCCACGGCACAACGGTATCCACACTTCCCGCAGCGACCAGTGCGCGCGCATCACCGCGCGCGCATCATCAGCATGAATGGACTCCACCAGCGAGCCCGCGAAACGCACGCGCGGCGACAACCTGCACACTGTCGCGCGACAAGCTGACAGGAAGCACACGGGCCAGACGTTGACGCGACGTGCCCAGTCGCAACGCCGGAATTGACGTGACGGCGGTTCGCGCCACATCACGGCCTTCGTCCAACAGCGTGATGGCGTCCACCGTGCCCAGACGCGCCAACACCGCGCTCAATCCGACCCAGCCGAAGCTGCGCTGCGTGGATAACACGAGATCGTTTCGCCCGTGGGTACGAGCGGATTGCGCCGCACTCGCCACGGCCGCACAGCTCGCGCGCGCACTGGCCGCCGGGCCCGAGGCATAGCCCTCATAGGTCCACACCGGCGCGCGGTGAGCACGCGAACCTGCTGTGCCTCGTGAAACTGATCCCACAGCGGGTGGCCGGGCACGCCCGCGCGATGCAGCCGCACAAATCCGTCGTCGGTGATTTGACTGACCACGAATCCCGGCACATCCATCGCGCACGCGACGACGCGACGCGGCGACCCGCTGCCAATGCGCTTGATCAGATTGCCGAACGCATCGCCGCGCCAACCGGGCAGAATTGGCGACAGCACCCGCTGGCCGAATGACTCACCGCCGGGCGGCGCATCGACGTGAATCCACGCGGCAATCGCCGAAGCCGTCGACGCGCGCGTGCCGTCCGACATGACGCCGGATGGCGTGACCTGCGCCGCGGCGACTGCCGACGGGCGAGCAGCGGACGCACCAAGCGCCGCGAGCGCGACACCCACGTGAACCAACCAGGTGCTACGTCCCATCGCGGCGCTCCATGACAGTGGGTGATGACCGCACATGCCGCCGCGCGAATCCGGGCACGCGGCAGCACGGCGGGGAGAACTTACATCGCTTCGTCCGCGCTGGGGCCGTAGAGCCCGGGACTGGCACGCCAACCAAACGGTAGTAAATGGTCAACTGCGCCCGATGGTGAATCATGTGGTTGACCACCATGCCGCGCAGTACCGCAATGCGCGGCATCGCCATCAGCACCTCGTCACCGTTCTTCATCGTCCACGTCTCCATCATCTGCGCGTCGGTGGCCTCGGCCAACGCGGCCGTGAAGCCCGCCATCCGTTCATCGAATTGCGCCACGAAACCGGCAGCGGTAGTCGGCACTGGCGGACCCGGTGGGAACGGGACGGCAAAGTCGAGCACATCCTGCTTGAGCGTGATCACCCCCCACATGGGGAAGTCGGTGAGGTGGTTGGCCAGCTTCTGCAACGGCCACGACTTGGGATGCGGTGTGAAGTCGAGATGGTCGGCGGGGACGCGCTCAAGCATGCGACGCGTTTGGGCGATCTCGTGATCGAGATCTGCCAGGACACTCTGGGCGATGGACGATGACATGGGTCGGAGAGGTGGTGATGAAGGGGACTGCTCGGCGCGC from Gemmatimonadaceae bacterium includes the following:
- a CDS encoding Spy/CpxP family protein refolding chaperone; protein product: MGGPASNLLRMREQLELTDEQVKKLETLQSIPRPQRNEADMLRARADLMDATKGDINLEKARAAFDRMARVRTDEQLAQLKSRQELRGVLNPAQRAKLDAMAGRLRDRRGAAMRGRANQRIGPMRAPQFRGQRPGQGRGQFGPGMGNRRGPNGPLMVPRVLSRG
- a CDS encoding DinB family protein, which translates into the protein MPTVNSEHFRAIIDTSSDHSPDHSSIIASRYESAGGDMVLGIPALFPKADWAILRSLTGDRGAKSLFSIDTLSVFLRLGSFDLDTPSDVARWRAEQSPSSPPLRPMSSSIAQSVLADLDHEIAQTRRMLERVPADHLDFTPHPKSWPLQKLANHLTDFPMWGVITLKQDVLDFAVPFPPGPPVPTTAAGFVAQFDERMAGFTAALAEATDAQMMETWTMKNGDEVLMAMPRIAVLRGMVVNHMIHHRAQLTIYYRLVGVPVPGSTAPARTKRCKFSPPCCRVPGFARRHVRSSPTVMERRDGT
- a CDS encoding M20/M25/M40 family metallo-hydrolase, with product MPWIAPRVDTATVRTTRRDAYDAAEKTFLQIADLAGVPGHEWRVRDAITALLPAWAASRATTDTAGNLIVAVGPDRDSVAFIAHMDEVSFEVEAILADGRVRLARRGGAVTTAWEGQLAMLHFDRDASGHVAESLRGVFVPRDSARSKPINALTAWFGTDSTGLVARGVRVGMAITAYKHATRLAGTRLTGRGSDDRTGSTALLHALKRIDPATLTHKVVFVWSTREEGLAGASAFGADHGRSLTRIYSIDTFVSSDTPLESPMFAFLPLGRGAVLRGLDDGAITPRAERERILRIANAQGIPVQVGTTHGGTDGSAIAPYGAPNIGLSWPGRYSHAPGEVLDLRDVDALIRLIAAVAVAR